The sequence CAGGACAGACTGCAGCGCACCATGACCATACTCGCCGCGCAGCAGGACTACCTCGACCTGTTCCGCAAGTTCGCCTCACCTGAGGCAGTCAGCGCCTTTGATGAGAAGGCAAAAGCCCCGGTATTCGCGAAAGTCGAGGAGATAAGGGGTGCGGTGCTCTCCAAGGGGATCGCCGGCCACTTCGGCATCCCGGCCGAGACCTGGTTCCCGGTCATCACCGAGAAAATCGACACCATGAAAGAGGTCGAGGACGTGCTCACCAAAGAGATCCTCGCCACCGCCGGCGGGCTCGCGCACAGCGCCAAAGTCACCCTCATAATGAGCCTCGTACTCGCCGCCCTGGCGAGCCTCGGCACCTGCCTGCTCGGCTTCATCATCACGGCCGGCATCACGAGACCGCTCTCCCGGATGCTCGGCATGCTCAAGGACATCGCGGAGGGGGAAGGCGATCTCACCAAGCGGCTTGAGGTCGGGCGCAAGGACGAACTTGGCGAGGTGAGCACCTGGTTCAACCGCTTCATCGAGAACGTGCACGGCATCGTCGCGCAGCTATCCAGCAACACCCTGCAGCTCTCCGCGTCATGCCAGCAACTGAGCTCAACCGCGGTTCAGATAGCGACCGCCGCCGAGGAGGTTGCCTCGCAGTCCGGCGCGGTCGCCACGGCGAGCGAGGAGATGAGTGCCACATCGAACGACATCTCCGCCAACTGCTCCCAGGCGGCGGAATCCTCGAACCGCGCCAGCGACACGGCGCGCGGCGGCGCCGAAGTGGTGCAGCAGACCCTGATCGGCATGCAAAAGATCGCCGAAAGGGTCCAGGAGTCGGCGCGGACGGTACAGAACCTCGGCACCCGCTCCGACGAGATCGGCGCCATCGTCGGTACCATCGAGGACATTGCGGACCAGACGAACCTGCTTGCGCTGAACGCAGCCATCGAGGCGGCCAGGGCCGGCGAGCAGGGACGCGGCTTCGCCGTGGTGGCCGACGAGGTGCGGGCGCTCGCGGAGAGAACCACCAGGGCGACCAAGGAGATCGGCACCATGATCAGGGCGATCCAGGGGGACACGAACGGGGCGGTCACGAGCATGAAGCTAGGCGTACAGGAGGTGGAGAGCGGTATGGATAGCTCGCGCCGCTCCGGCGAGGCCCTCGACCAGATCTTGAACGCAATCGGCGAGCTCACCACACAGATCCATCAGATCGCCACGGCGGCGGAAGAGCAGACCGCAGTGACCGGCGAGATAACCGCCAACATCGGCACCATCACCGGGGTGGTCTCCGAGACGGCAAACGGGGCGCACGAGACGGCAAGGGAGGCGACGCAAATGTCCACCCTCGCCTCGGAACTGCAACAGATCGTGGGGCGGTTCAAGCTCGCGTAAAAGCGCAAGGCACAAACTCACGACCGCTGCATCTTCGCCGCATCTACGCAGAAGACAACAGAAACTCGCCAGGCGTCGATGCTCTGCGCAGCATGGCTTATCCAATAGCCCCCCCATCTCACAGGGGGGGCTTTTCATTGCACCCGCTCAGGGCGCTCGCACATCCATGCCGGGTGCCGTGGGCATTGATCCAGCCCGCCACGCATGCAAAGTGATGACTCCCGCGTCGGGCATCGATCTTTTTGCACCGGAAGGTTGACAGCAAGAAAGGTCCCCTTATACTTGGTGAAAATTTCCTAAAAAAGGAGACCAAAACATGAAAAAGGTACTGATCGCTTTCGTACTCACCCTGTTAAGCAGTGCTTCCGCTTTCGCCGCCGGCCAAGCCCATACCAACGTAGGATGCGGCCTCGGCACCATGATCTTCCAGAACAAAGCCGACAACTCGATCATCCTCCAGGCCTTCCAGGCCACCACCAACGGCACCTCGGGTTCCCAGACCTTCGGCATCACCTCCGGTACTTCCGAGTGCCAGCAGCCGAGCAAGATCGCCCAGAACGAGAAGCTGAACCAGTTCGTGCGCGCGAACATGGACAACCTCGCCAAAGAAATCGCCATGGGCAAAGGTGAAACCTTGGATACCTTCGTCGAGATGCTCGGGGTGAAAGGGGCCGAAGGGGACGCCTTCAAGGCGAAGCTGCAGGCTAACTTCAGCAGCATCTTCACCTCCGACAAGATCGTGATGGCCGAGGTGATCGACAACGCGGTGGCGGTAAACAACAACTAGAACAGGGCCGCCTTTTCTCAGTCGGGTGTGCAGCGCAAGCTGTGCACCCGTTTTTTTGTCTGTCGCACCGCCTCAAACCATGCTATGAGCACTGTAATGATCCGATCCCTGCTGCGCCACGCCTTCCTTGCCTTCGCGTTCGTCACCTGCACCGCCGCCGCGTCAGTTGCAGAGGACGCCGGTAATTACCCTGAGCAGTTGATCCGCAGCGCCAGAGAAACTCATCTCGCAGAGCAGCGGGGTTGGCACATCCTGCTGCACTACAAGAAAAGGCTCACCGGCGGTACGATAAGCCGCATCTCGGATCCCGCCTTTTTTCTTTCCCGCTCCGGCAGAACCGACCCCGAGGCTGAGCTCGAAGCGACCATCGGTGCGTTTTTCACGCCGTCCGCTCCCGACGGGGAGCACCCCATCTGCCGCTTCCCTGCGCGCCTTGCCTGGCTCAGCGAACAGCTGCAAATCGACCCGGCGCGGCTTCCTGCCGCCGCCTGCTCGGAGCAAAAAGAACAGTTGCGCACCATCGATGCACGCTCCGCGGTCCTCGTCTTCCCGGTCGGACACAT is a genomic window of Geomonas ferrireducens containing:
- a CDS encoding methyl-accepting chemotaxis protein yields the protein MLKNLKIRTKLSLMIAVPVLGMVLFSLWNAKKDYAQLQGLVQTQNLTALAVQVGELSHQIQKERGYTSGFLNAKGTKFKEELAGQRAKVDKAIEDVTAFQNKNEDSVKLVKPSLDTAAAAIDKLKATRAGIDTLQVTGAQAYTFYTGLINSYMDVVAAVATTSGRREVMRQATAYYSFVKAKEETGKERAALNAVLAADTLDQDRLQRTMTILAAQQDYLDLFRKFASPEAVSAFDEKAKAPVFAKVEEIRGAVLSKGIAGHFGIPAETWFPVITEKIDTMKEVEDVLTKEILATAGGLAHSAKVTLIMSLVLAALASLGTCLLGFIITAGITRPLSRMLGMLKDIAEGEGDLTKRLEVGRKDELGEVSTWFNRFIENVHGIVAQLSSNTLQLSASCQQLSSTAVQIATAAEEVASQSGAVATASEEMSATSNDISANCSQAAESSNRASDTARGGAEVVQQTLIGMQKIAERVQESARTVQNLGTRSDEIGAIVGTIEDIADQTNLLALNAAIEAARAGEQGRGFAVVADEVRALAERTTRATKEIGTMIRAIQGDTNGAVTSMKLGVQEVESGMDSSRRSGEALDQILNAIGELTTQIHQIATAAEEQTAVTGEITANIGTITGVVSETANGAHETAREATQMSTLASELQQIVGRFKLA
- a CDS encoding DUF3015 family protein; amino-acid sequence: MKKVLIAFVLTLLSSASAFAAGQAHTNVGCGLGTMIFQNKADNSIILQAFQATTNGTSGSQTFGITSGTSECQQPSKIAQNEKLNQFVRANMDNLAKEIAMGKGETLDTFVEMLGVKGAEGDAFKAKLQANFSSIFTSDKIVMAEVIDNAVAVNNN